Genomic segment of Gammaproteobacteria bacterium:
CCCGAGGCCCCACCGGAGCAGGTCCCGCTGGGCATACCGCCAGACGGCCCGACCGAGGTCCCCGAGCCACCGCCCGAGATGCCGCCCCAGACGCCGCCGGAGGTGCTCGGGTCGGGTGCCGGGTGGGCACGACGGGTTCCCCCGTGCCCGTTCGTTAATCCTGCGGTCGAATGGATTCCCGGCAGATCCCGGCGGGCGCACTACACTTCTTGTACTCGTCAGGTCTTTGCCGCAAGCATCTTCCGCAGGTCCCGTGGCAAAAAATGGCCTCCTGGCAAGTGAGTGCCATCCGGGCAGGGCTCGTCTCCGCCCCCCACGCGGTTTGGTTTCACGGCAGGCGCAGCCACTGCGTGAAGTGGTAATGCGGCGCCATGAGATCGGTGTCGACCTGGACATAGTGTCCTTCGACGTACTGCAGCTGCAGGCCGCTGGCCGCGAACCCCAGGTTGGCGACTTCGCCGTAGGACTGCATATCCTCCATCGGCACGGTGTGCTGCAGCGTCAGGATGCGGGTAGTCGGATCGAATACGGCATCGGTGACCTGCCAATGCGAAGTGAAGGCGACGTCCGGCCCGGCGGGCATGTGGTGTGTGCGGTCATTGTCACCGGCCAGTGCGAGGCCGCCGGATGCGAGGGCGAGAATGCCGATGGCCAGTTTGAGCTGCCGTAGGTGTGTGCGTTGCATGATCCTGTCCTCCATGACCGCGCCATCGCGGTCGGGTTGCCGGACGCGGCGTGCGTCCGGGATGGATGCACACTACGCGTACGGTATGAAACGAAGCTGAACAGGACTGAACAGGGGAAGAGGAGGTCGACAGTGCGGCTACGGATATCCCGGAGGTGTGGATCCAGGGAAATCCCAAGGAGATGAAGATGCAGATTGGCATGATCGGGCTGGGACGTATGGGTAGCAATATGGTGCAACGCCTGCTGCAGGCCGGGCATCAGTGTGTGGTGTATGACCGCGACATCGAAGCCGTTAAAGGGCTACAGCGACAGGGTGTCGTGGGTGCCGGTTCGCTGGAGGAGTTCATCACCCACCTGCACAAGCCGCGCGCGGTCTGGCTGATGGTACCCGCTGTGGTCGTGGATACCGTGCTGACGCAGCTGCTACCCCGGCTCGAGGCGGACGACATCGTCATCGATGGCGGCAATTCCTATTACCGCGATGACATCCGGCGCGCGGCGGAATCACAACGGCAGGGCGTGCAGTACGTGGACGTGGGCACCAGCGGCGGTATCGAGGGCTTGAAGCGCGGTTACTGTCTGATGATCGGTGGCGAGGAGGCGGCCATCCGGCACCTCGATCCGATCTTTGTGGCACTGGCTCCCGGCGTGGGCGCAGCCCCTCCCACGCCCGGCCGACAGCGGCCCGGCACCACGGCCGAACAGGGTTACCTGCACTGTGGTCCGGCGGGTGCCGGGCACTTCGTCAAGATGGTCCACAACGGCATCGAATACGGTTTGATGGCGGCCTATGCCGAGGGCCTGAATGTCCTGCGCAATGCCAATGCCGGCACGCGCTCGCGCGACCGCGATGCCGAGACCACACCGCTGCGCGATCCCGAATATTACCAGTATGAGCTGAACCTGGCCGAGATCACGGAAGTCTGGCGGCGTGGCAGTGTGGTGGGGTCATGGCTCCTCGATCTGACCGCCGCGGCGCTGATCGAGGACACCGAGCTGGCCAGATTCTCCGGTCACGTAGCGGATTCCGGCGAGGGGCGCTGGACATTGGCGGCCGCCATCGACGAAGGGGTGCCGACGCCGGTCATCAGTGCGGCGCTGGTAGAGCGCTTTACATCACGTGGCGACGCCGACTATGCCAACCGGCTGCTGTCGGCGATGAGAAAGCAGTTCGGGGGGCACGATGAGAAGCCGGCCGGTGGCTGAGATGAAGACTGCCAAAAGGCGCATGACACCTGCCGATGCACTGGTCATTTTCGGTGCGACCGGCGACCTTGCCCATAAGATGATTTTTCCGGCCCTCTATGTGCTGGCCAGGCGTGGCGTTCTCAACGTGCCGGTCGTGGGTATCGCCGCCCCTGACTGGAGCACGGCACAACTGCGTAAGCAGGTGACGGATAGCATCCGGCAGGCCGGCACGATCGACGATCGAGAGGCGCTCGAGCAGCTGCTTTCCCTGCTGCGATACGTGGGCGGTGACTACAATGCCCCGGGGACGTTCAAGGCCCTCAAGCAGGCGCTGGGGGATGCCCGGCGCCCGGTGCACTATCTCGCCATTCCACCGGCGCTGTTCACCACGGTCATCAAAGGGCTCGGCGCTGCGGGCCTGGCCGATCAAGCACGCGTCATCGTGGAGAAGCCATTCGGACGCGACCTGGCATCGGCGCGCGAGCTCAACCGCATCGCGCGCGCGGTGTTCGCGGATGACTCGATCTTTCGCATCGATCATTACCTCGGGAAAGAGGCGATCATGAACATACTCTATTTCCGTTTCGCCAATTCGTTCCCCGAGCCGATCTGGAACCGCGACCACGTGGCCAGCATACAGATCACCCTCGCCGAGGATTTCGGCGTGAAGGGGCGCGGTGCGTTTTACGAAGGTGCCGGCTGCCTGCGCGATGTCATTCAGAATCACGTCTTCCAGATCGTGGCACTGCTGGCCATGGAACCACCGGCCTATCAGGGCTATGGTGCGATACACAGCGAGAAGACCAAGGTGTTTCAGGCCATGCGCCCGTTGCAGCCGGACGATGTGGTACGCGGCCAGTACCGCGGGTACCGCAAGGAGCCGGGCGTGGCGAAGGGCTCCGACGTCGAGACGTTCTGTGCCTTGCGGCTGTTCGTCGACTCGTGGCGCTGGGCAGGCGTGCCATGGTATCTGCGCTCGGGGAAATGCCTGGCGACAACCGTGGCCGAGGTCCTGGTGGCACTGAAACCGCCGCCGCAGAGGTTGTTCGATGACGCTGTGCCGGGGACCGGGCGGGCCAACTATTTGCGCTTCCGGCTGTCTCCCGACACTGCGGTCGCCATCGCCGCGCGGGTCAAGCGTGCCGGTAAAGAGTTCGTCGGTGACCAGCGCGAGCTGTATCTGTCGGAAGAACAGCCCGGCGTCGAACCACCCTATGCACGCCTCCTCGGCGATGCCCTGGCCGGCGATGGCGCGCTCTTTACCCGTGAGGATGCGGTCGAGGCGGCCTGGGCGGTGGTCGAGCCCATCCTTGACACACACGATCCGGTTCACCCGTATAAGCCCGGCAGCTGGGGGCCGAAGCACGCCGACGCGCTCATCGCGGCAGACGGTGGCTGGCACAACCCCAGTGCTGCGCGGGCAGTCAAATGACAATGCCACTGGAGGTATCATGAAAGCTACACGACAACTGCACGATCTCGGTCAGCGTCTCTGGCTCGACAACATCACCCGCGGGCTGCTGACCAGCGGCACGCTGGAACGGTATATCAACGAGCTGTCCGTGACGGGACTGACCTCGAATCCCTCGATCTTCGATAAGGCCATCGGCAAGGCCGACTTCTATGACGCGGCCATTCGCCAGAAGGCCGCGGAGGGCAAGTCGGGCGAGGCGCTTTTTTTCGAACTGGCGCTGGAGGACCTGGTGCAGGCCGCCGATCTCTTTCGGCCGATCCACACTGCCACGGGCGGCATCGATGGCTGGGTATCGCTGGAGGTGACACCCCTGCTGGCAGACGACGCGACGGGCACCGTTCAGGCGGCCACAACACTGCACGCCCAGGGGCAACGCCCGAATATCTTCATCAAGATACCCGGTACCGAGGCGGGCATCACCGCGATCGAGGCGGCTATCTTCGCGGGGGTACCGGTGAACGTGACGCTGCTGTTCTCGTGTGAGCACTACCTTGCTGCCGCGGAGGCCTACCTGCGCGGTATCGAACGGCGCATCGCCGCCGGCCTCGATCCGGCAGTCGCTTCCGTCGCATCGATTTTCGTCAGCCGCTGGGACGTCGCCGTCCAGGACAAGGTTCCACAGGACCTGCATAACCGGCTCGGCATTGCCATGGCCAAACGTACCTACAAGGCCTACCGTGAACTGCTGGCATCGACGCGCTGGCAGACGTTGGCCGGCGAGGGTGCCCGGCCGCAACGCCTGCTCTGGGCCAGTACCGGGACCAAGGATCCTGCCGCCTCGGATACCCTCTACGTCGATGCACTCGCCGCACCGGACACCATCAACACCATTCCCGAGAAGACGCTGCTCGCCTTTGCCACGCAGAAGGACGTGCAGGTCGCCTTATCCGCCGATGGCGGTGATGCCGAAGCCGTGCTCGCCGAATTCGCCCGGGCGGGCGTGGACGATGGGGCACTCGCGGCCACACTCCAGCGCGAAGGTGTGCAGGCCTTCGCCAAGTCCTGGGACGACCTGCTGGCGTGCATCCAATCCAAAAGTGCTGCGCTGACGCAGCGCTAGGGCCTGTCAGAGGAGACCACGCCATGACCGTCGCAACCCAGCTCGATCAACAGTGCGTAGACACCCTGCGCTTCCTGTCGGTGGATATGGTGCAGAAGGCCGACAGCGGCCATCCGGGCCTGCCCCTGGGTGCCGCACCGATGGCCTATGTATTGTGGACGCGCTGGCTCAGGTACAACCCGCACAATCCCGAGTGGCCCAACCGTGACCGCTTCGTGCTCTCGGCGGGACATGGCTCGGCATTGCTCTACAGTCTGCTGCACCTGACCGGCTACGATCTCTCGCTGGACGACCTCCGGCAGTTCCGCCAATGGGGCAGCAAGACGCCGGGACATCCCGAGCGCGGGCACACGCCGGGCGTGGAAACCACCACCGGACCCCTGGGACAGGGTCTGGCCAACGCGGTCGGCCTGGCGATCGCCGAGGCCCAGCTCGCCGCCCGCTACAACCGTCCCGATCACGTGCTTATCGATCACCGTACCTATGCCATCGTCAGCGATGGTGATCTGATGGAGGGTGTGGCCGCCGAGGCGGCCTCGCTGGCCGGGCATCTCAGGCTCGGCAAACTCATCTGTCTCTACGACGACAACCACGTCACCCTGGCCGCCGGTACCGATGTCAGCTTCTCCGAGAACCGCGCCCAGCGCTTCGAGGCCTATGGCTGGCACACCGTGGCGGTGGCCGATGGCAACGATCTCGCGGCGATCGACGCGGCCCTGGCCGCCGCGCACGCCGAGACCGCACGGCCGTCGCTGCTCCTGGTGCGCACCCATATCGGTTACGGCTCACCCCATCAGGACAGTTACAAGGCGCATGGCTCCCCGCTCGGCCCGGACAACGTACGCAAGACCAAGCAGACGCTGGCCTGGCCGACCAAGCCGGCGTTTCTGCTGCCGGAGGCGGCACTGGCGCATTTCCGCTCGGCGCTGGGGCGCGGCGCGCAGGACGAGGCGGCGTGGAAGGTATCGCTGGAAAGTTACCGCCGGGCGTTTCCAGATCTCGCCGCAGAGCTGCAGGGGCGCCTGCGCGCCGAACTGCCGCCGGACTGGGATGCGGATATCCCGATCTTTCCCGCCGACACCAAAGGTCTGGCGACACGCGAGGCCTCCGGCCAGGTGCTGAATGCCATCGCGCCC
This window contains:
- the tkt gene encoding transketolase; the protein is MTVATQLDQQCVDTLRFLSVDMVQKADSGHPGLPLGAAPMAYVLWTRWLRYNPHNPEWPNRDRFVLSAGHGSALLYSLLHLTGYDLSLDDLRQFRQWGSKTPGHPERGHTPGVETTTGPLGQGLANAVGLAIAEAQLAARYNRPDHVLIDHRTYAIVSDGDLMEGVAAEAASLAGHLRLGKLICLYDDNHVTLAAGTDVSFSENRAQRFEAYGWHTVAVADGNDLAAIDAALAAAHAETARPSLLLVRTHIGYGSPHQDSYKAHGSPLGPDNVRKTKQTLAWPTKPAFLLPEAALAHFRSALGRGAQDEAAWKVSLESYRRAFPDLAAELQGRLRAELPPDWDADIPIFPADTKGLATREASGQVLNAIAPRLPALTGGSADLDPSTKTALQDCGNFGPSAAKSMDQHGVAGSGWGYAGRNLHFGVREHAMGAIVNGLAAHGGFIPYGATFLIFSDYMRPPIRLAALMGLHVVHVFTHDSIAVGEDGPTHQPVEQLANLRAIPNLVVIRPADANETVSAWRVALETRDRPVLLVLTRQAVPTLDRSRYAAVEGLRRGAYVLSDAPDGKPELILLASGSEVGLIVAAAERLQQQGIAVRCVSMPSWELFETLSQAEREAVLPSEVGARLAVELGVSLGWDRYIGAHGAMLGVDRFGTSAPATEVLREYGFTVDAICARAQALLK
- the zwf gene encoding glucose-6-phosphate dehydrogenase; its protein translation is MTPADALVIFGATGDLAHKMIFPALYVLARRGVLNVPVVGIAAPDWSTAQLRKQVTDSIRQAGTIDDREALEQLLSLLRYVGGDYNAPGTFKALKQALGDARRPVHYLAIPPALFTTVIKGLGAAGLADQARVIVEKPFGRDLASARELNRIARAVFADDSIFRIDHYLGKEAIMNILYFRFANSFPEPIWNRDHVASIQITLAEDFGVKGRGAFYEGAGCLRDVIQNHVFQIVALLAMEPPAYQGYGAIHSEKTKVFQAMRPLQPDDVVRGQYRGYRKEPGVAKGSDVETFCALRLFVDSWRWAGVPWYLRSGKCLATTVAEVLVALKPPPQRLFDDAVPGTGRANYLRFRLSPDTAVAIAARVKRAGKEFVGDQRELYLSEEQPGVEPPYARLLGDALAGDGALFTREDAVEAAWAVVEPILDTHDPVHPYKPGSWGPKHADALIAADGGWHNPSAARAVK
- the tal gene encoding transaldolase; translated protein: MKATRQLHDLGQRLWLDNITRGLLTSGTLERYINELSVTGLTSNPSIFDKAIGKADFYDAAIRQKAAEGKSGEALFFELALEDLVQAADLFRPIHTATGGIDGWVSLEVTPLLADDATGTVQAATTLHAQGQRPNIFIKIPGTEAGITAIEAAIFAGVPVNVTLLFSCEHYLAAAEAYLRGIERRIAAGLDPAVASVASIFVSRWDVAVQDKVPQDLHNRLGIAMAKRTYKAYRELLASTRWQTLAGEGARPQRLLWASTGTKDPAASDTLYVDALAAPDTINTIPEKTLLAFATQKDVQVALSADGGDAEAVLAEFARAGVDDGALAATLQREGVQAFAKSWDDLLACIQSKSAALTQR
- the gnd gene encoding decarboxylating 6-phosphogluconate dehydrogenase, with the protein product MQIGMIGLGRMGSNMVQRLLQAGHQCVVYDRDIEAVKGLQRQGVVGAGSLEEFITHLHKPRAVWLMVPAVVVDTVLTQLLPRLEADDIVIDGGNSYYRDDIRRAAESQRQGVQYVDVGTSGGIEGLKRGYCLMIGGEEAAIRHLDPIFVALAPGVGAAPPTPGRQRPGTTAEQGYLHCGPAGAGHFVKMVHNGIEYGLMAAYAEGLNVLRNANAGTRSRDRDAETTPLRDPEYYQYELNLAEITEVWRRGSVVGSWLLDLTAAALIEDTELARFSGHVADSGEGRWTLAAAIDEGVPTPVISAALVERFTSRGDADYANRLLSAMRKQFGGHDEKPAGG